One genomic window of Nicotiana sylvestris chromosome 10, ASM39365v2, whole genome shotgun sequence includes the following:
- the LOC104241120 gene encoding transmembrane emp24 domain-containing protein p24delta9, translating to MMIQRSKILLLVLILGFIATQVKSLRFDLQSGQTKCIAEDIKSHAMTVGKYHIVNPNEGYPLPDTHKVTVRVTSTYGNTYHQSDNVAEGNFAFETAEAGDYMTCFFAADHKPPVTVTLDFDWKTGFAAKDWTNVAKKGSVEVMEFELKKMYENVQAIHDEMFFLREREAEMQELNRSTNSKMAWMTGLSILICLSVAGLQLWHLKTFFEKKKLI from the exons ATGATGATTCAGAGAAGCAAAATCTTATTGCTTGTCCTAATTTTGGGGTTTATAGCGACCCAAGTGAAATCCCTTAGATTTGATCTGCAATCTGGTCAGACCAAATGCATAGCTGAAGACATTAAAAGCCATGCTATGACTGTAGGCAAATACCATATTGTTAACCCCAATGAAGGCTACCCTTTGCCTGATACTCACAAAGTTACAGTCAGG GTGACATCAACATATGGAAATACCTATCACCAATCAGACAATGTTGCTGAAGGGAATTTTGCTTTTGAAACTGCGGAAGCTGGGGATTATATGACTTGCTTCTTTGCTGCTGATCACAAGCCCCCTGTAACTGTTACCCTCGATTTTGACTGGAAGACTGGTTTTGCTGCTAAGGATTGGACAAATGTTGCCAAGAAAGGCTCTGTTGAA GTAATGGAATTTGAACTAAAGAAGATGTATGAAAATGTTCAAGCCATCCATGATGAGATGTTTTTTCTCCGTGAAAG GGAAGCTGAAATGCAGGAATTGAACAGATCCACCAACTCCAAAATGGCTTGGATGACTGGCTTGTCAATCTTAATATGTTTATCAGTGGCAGGGTTGCAGTTGTGGCATTTGAAGACCTTTTTCGAAAAGAAAAAGCTTATCTAA
- the LOC104241119 gene encoding serine/threonine-protein kinase VIK, with translation MSGSEGSSGSAAGGGEAVAPVAASTEKKKEKSRVSKTSQILWHAHHNDAAAVRKLLEEDRTLVQARDYDNRTPLHVAALHGWIDVAKCLIDYGADVNAQDRWRNTPLADAEGAKKHGMIELLKTYGGLSYGQNGSHFEPRAVPPPLPKKCDWEIDPAELDFSNSVIIGKGSFGEILKACWRGTPVAVKRILPNLSDDRLVIQDFRHEVNLLVKLRHPNIVQFLGAVTEKKPLMLITEYLRGGDLHQHLKERGALSPSTAINFAMDIARGMTYLHNEPNVIIHRDLKPRNVLLVNSNADHLKVGDFGLSKLIRVQNSHDVYKMTGETGSYRYMAPEVFKHRKYDKKVDVFSFAMILYEMLEGDPPLSHYEPYEAAKYVAEGHRPIFRAKGFTPELKELVEQCWAPDMNQRPSFLEILKRLEKVKEALPSEHHWHIFTS, from the exons ATGAGCGGAAGCGAAGGAAGCTCCGGCTCCGCTGCCGGCGGCGGAGAAGCTGTCGCACCGGTAGCAGCGTCAacggagaagaagaaggagaagtcaaGAGTAAGCAAAACATCGCAAATTCTATGGCACGCTCACCATAACGATGCAGCTGCCGTTCGGAAGCTTCTAGAAGAAGATCGGACGCTTGTTCAAGCTAGGGATTACGATAATCGTACTCCGCTTCATGTCGCGGCGTTACATGGCTGGATCGATGTTGCGAAGTGCTTGATCGATTATGGCGCCGACGTCAACGCTCAGGATCGTTGGAGAAATACG CCTCTAGCCGACGCAGAAGGAGCTAAGAAACATGgcatgattgaattgttaaagacATATGGTGGACTATCTTAT GGGCAAAATGGAAGCCATTTTGAACCAAGGGCTGTTCCACCCCCTCTACCAAAGAAGTGTGACTGGGAGATTGATCCTGCTGAGCTGGACTTCTCAAATTCTGTAATCATTGGGAAG GGGTCTTTTGGTGAGATATTAAAAGCTTGCTGGCGTGGAACACCTGTAGCTGTTAAACGCATCCTCCCAAACCTTTCAGATGATCGATTGGTGAT TCAGGATTTCAGGCATGAGGTAAATTTGTTGGTGAAGCTCCGTCATCCAAATATAGTGCAATTTCTTGGAGCTGTTACTGAGAAAAAACCCTTGATGTTAATAACTGAGTACTTAAGGGGG GGTGATCTGCATCAGCACCTCAAGGAAAGAGGTGCTCTTAGTCCATCGACAGCAATCAATTTTGCTATGGATATCGCAAG AGGCATGACTTATCTTCACAATGAGCCGAATGTTATAATCCACAGGGATCTAAAGCCCAG GAATGTTCTTCTAGTCAACTCCAATGCAGACCATTTGAAAGTTGGAGACTTTGGATTAAGCAAACTAATCAGGGTTCAGAACTCCCATGATGTTTATAAAATGACTGGGGAGACAGGGAGCT ATCGCTATATGGCCCCTGAAGTTTTCAAGCACCGGAAATATGACAAGAAAGTCGATGTGTTCTCTTTCGCGATGATCTTATATGAG ATGCTAGAAGGTGATCCACCATTATCCCACTATGAACCATATGAAGCAGCCAAGTACGTGGCAGAAGGACACAGACCTATTTTCAGGGCAAAAGGTTTTACCCCAGAATTGAAAGA GTTGGTGGAGCAATGTTGGGCACCAGATATGAACCAGAGACCTTCATTTTTGGAGATTCTAAAAAGACTTGAAAAAGTTAAAGAAGCTttaccctcagagcatcattggCACATTTTCACTTCATGA